The Desulfarculaceae bacterium DNA window GTTGGCGCTGGTGGCGGTGACGGCCCGGCCCAGGGCCCGGGCCAGGCCCGCGGCCACCGGATGAGGCGACAGGCGCATGGCCACCCCGCCCTCCAGCACCAGGCTGGGGTGCAGGCCGGGCCGGGCGGCCAGCACCAGGGTGAGCGGCCCGGGCCAGTGGCGGGCCATGAGCTCCCGGGCCGCCGGGCCCACGTCCGCGCTGAGCATCTCGGCCTCCTCGGGCCGGGCCAGGATCAGCCCGAAGGCCTTGCCCTGTTCGCGGCCCTTGAGCAGGGCCAGGCGCTTGAGCGCGGCCGGGTTGGCGGCATCGGCGGCCAGGCCGTAGAGAGTCTCGGTGGGGAACACGGCCAGGCCGCCCGCGGCCAGCAC harbors:
- a CDS encoding threonylcarbamoyl-AMP synthase gives rise to the protein MATVYKIDAERPDPALLARAAAVLAAGGLAVFPTETLYGLAADAANPAALKRLALLKGREQGKAFGLILARPEEAEMLSADVGPAARELMARHWPGPLTLVLAARPGLHPSLVLEGGVAMRLSPHPVAAGLARALGRAVTATSANQAGGMAPASLGQLDPAIAEGVDLILDAGPTPGGPASTVADARGAKPKLLRAGAVEL